In Micromonospora sp. WMMA1363, a genomic segment contains:
- a CDS encoding S9 family peptidase gives MTTETPVPVAKRVPTKRSHHGDTVVDEYAWLAAKDDPETIAYLTAENTYTESRTAHLADLRGRLFEETRQRTRETDLSVPTRKGGYWYYTRTVEGQQYGVHCRRAVTDGETAPPTSLDGAPLDREEVLLDGNLLAEGRDFFALGAFDVSPDGRWLAYSTDFSGDERFTLRVKDLTTGKLLPDEVPDTFYGTAWSADASVLFYVTVDDAWRPNRVWRHTLGTPPSADVVVHQEDDERFWVGVELTRSEKFLLIDVHSKVTSEVLVIPAGNPTGAPASVAPRRQGVEYTVEHHGHRFLILHNDGAEDFALAYTSADAPGDWVPLIEHSPGTRLEAVDAFEHHLVVSLRANGLTGLRVLPIGDGDPYDIDFPEPLYSVGLDSNPEYRTAQIRLRYTSLVTPDSVYDYDLVTHAMVRRRQKPVLPGPDGRPYDPTAYEQHRDWALADDGTRVPISLVCRAGTPRDGSAPCVIYGYGSYEASMDPWFSVARLSLLDRGVIFAVAHVRGGGELGRHWYDQGKLLAKKNTFTDFVACARHLVKAGWTATDRLVARGASAGGLLMGAVTNLAPDAFTGIVAQVPFVDALTSILDPSLPLTVTEWEEWGNPLDDPEVYAYMRSYTPYENVRPVNYPAVLAVTSLNDTRVLYHEPAKWIARLRATAPQGDYLLKTEMGAGHGGPSGRYDAWREEAFINAWILDRFSRT, from the coding sequence GTGACCACCGAGACTCCCGTGCCCGTAGCCAAGCGGGTGCCGACGAAACGCAGCCACCACGGCGACACGGTCGTCGACGAGTACGCCTGGCTCGCCGCCAAGGACGATCCGGAGACGATCGCATACCTGACCGCCGAGAACACATACACCGAGTCCCGGACGGCCCACCTGGCAGATCTCCGCGGGCGACTGTTCGAGGAGACCCGCCAGCGGACCCGGGAGACAGACCTGTCCGTGCCGACCCGCAAGGGCGGATACTGGTATTACACGCGCACCGTCGAGGGCCAGCAGTACGGCGTGCACTGCCGCCGGGCTGTCACCGACGGCGAGACCGCCCCCCCGACGAGCCTGGACGGCGCGCCGCTCGACCGCGAGGAGGTGCTACTCGACGGCAACCTGCTCGCCGAAGGGCGCGACTTCTTCGCGCTCGGGGCGTTCGACGTGAGCCCGGACGGACGCTGGCTGGCCTACTCCACCGACTTCTCCGGCGACGAGCGTTTCACCCTGCGCGTCAAGGACCTGACCACCGGGAAACTGCTACCCGACGAGGTACCGGACACCTTCTACGGCACCGCTTGGTCCGCCGACGCCTCAGTGCTGTTCTACGTCACGGTGGACGACGCATGGCGGCCGAACCGGGTCTGGCGACACACGCTGGGCACCCCGCCGAGCGCGGACGTGGTGGTCCACCAGGAGGACGACGAGCGGTTCTGGGTGGGCGTCGAGCTGACCCGCTCCGAGAAGTTCCTCCTCATCGACGTCCACAGCAAGGTGACCAGCGAGGTGCTGGTCATCCCCGCCGGTAACCCGACCGGTGCGCCAGCCTCCGTCGCGCCGCGCCGGCAGGGCGTGGAATACACGGTGGAGCACCACGGCCACCGGTTCCTGATCCTGCACAACGACGGCGCCGAGGACTTCGCGCTCGCCTACACCTCGGCGGACGCCCCGGGCGACTGGGTGCCACTGATCGAGCACTCCCCGGGCACCCGTCTGGAAGCGGTCGACGCGTTCGAACACCACCTGGTCGTCTCGCTGCGCGCCAACGGGCTCACCGGGCTGCGGGTGCTGCCGATCGGCGACGGCGACCCGTACGACATCGACTTCCCGGAGCCGCTGTACAGCGTGGGCCTGGACAGCAACCCGGAATACCGCACCGCGCAGATCCGGCTGCGATACACCTCCCTGGTCACCCCGGACTCGGTGTACGACTACGACCTGGTCACCCACGCGATGGTGCGGCGCCGGCAGAAGCCGGTGCTGCCCGGGCCGGACGGGCGGCCGTACGACCCGACGGCGTACGAGCAGCATCGCGACTGGGCCCTCGCCGACGACGGCACCCGGGTGCCGATCTCGCTGGTCTGTCGGGCCGGTACGCCGCGCGACGGCTCCGCGCCGTGCGTCATCTACGGGTACGGCTCGTACGAGGCCAGCATGGACCCCTGGTTCTCGGTGGCCCGACTGTCCCTGCTGGACCGCGGCGTCATCTTCGCCGTGGCACACGTCCGCGGCGGCGGTGAGCTGGGTCGACACTGGTACGACCAGGGCAAGCTGCTGGCCAAGAAGAACACCTTCACCGACTTCGTGGCCTGCGCCCGGCACCTGGTCAAGGCCGGTTGGACGGCCACCGACCGGCTGGTGGCGCGCGGCGCCTCGGCCGGCGGCCTGCTGATGGGGGCGGTGACCAACCTCGCCCCGGACGCGTTCACCGGGATCGTCGCGCAGGTGCCGTTCGTGGACGCACTCACCTCGATCCTCGACCCGTCGCTGCCGCTGACCGTCACCGAGTGGGAGGAGTGGGGCAACCCGCTCGACGACCCCGAGGTGTACGCGTACATGAGGTCCTACACGCCGTACGAGAACGTGCGGCCCGTGAACTACCCGGCGGTCCTCGCCGTGACCAGCCTCAACGACACGCGCGTGCTCTACCACGAGCCGGCGAAGTGGATCGCGCGGCTGCGGGCGACCGCGCCACAGGGCGACTACCTGCTCAAGACCGAGATGGGCGCCGGGCACGGCGGCCCGAGCGGCCGCTACGACGCCTGGCGCGAGGAGGCCTTCATCAACGCGTGGATTCTCGACCGGTTCAGCCGCACCTGA
- a CDS encoding FAD-binding oxidoreductase: MVAVASSTDRPGALGITRRLAEICGPPFARLAGPADEVAGRPARWVAVPGAPHAAAEVLRLAARHDLTVAPRGAGTKIDWGAAPDRVDIMLDTGRLAGIGHEPVGSRTAEVGAGTPLRAVQATLERTGRRLALDAPSPGATLGGVLAAAEAGPLRHRHGTVCDQLVALRYLNADGELAGAGGGADGVELARLLCGSQGALGVLISATVRVQAVPASRIWVTRPVWTPLEVHDLVRTVLAARLDPAAVEVDLPAGAGPRPQRDGRAESMARHPSMTGRAATGPARAGTLVVLLEGGPADVAERADRLVSVLGPGASAAPSAPSWWRRYPFGPGDTALRIEVPLTHLHAAVYALRDAAGGPVPVRGSAGLGVVHAALPGDVTSADRVASILAAVRSVLLARRGRCVVVSAPEPVRQAVDLWGELAGLARLRAAKEHLDPHHRLAPGRLPGGL, encoded by the coding sequence ATGGTGGCAGTGGCGAGTTCCACGGATCGGCCCGGGGCCCTCGGCATCACCCGGCGGCTGGCGGAGATCTGCGGGCCGCCGTTCGCCCGCCTCGCGGGCCCGGCGGACGAGGTGGCCGGCCGGCCGGCGCGCTGGGTGGCGGTCCCGGGTGCGCCGCACGCCGCCGCCGAGGTGCTCCGGCTGGCGGCCCGGCACGACCTGACCGTGGCCCCTCGCGGCGCCGGCACGAAGATCGACTGGGGTGCCGCCCCCGACCGGGTCGACATCATGTTGGACACCGGCCGGCTCGCCGGCATCGGGCACGAGCCGGTCGGCTCCCGGACCGCCGAGGTTGGCGCCGGCACCCCGCTGCGTGCGGTTCAGGCCACCCTGGAGCGCACCGGTCGGCGGCTCGCCCTGGACGCGCCGTCGCCCGGCGCCACCCTCGGCGGGGTGCTCGCGGCTGCCGAGGCCGGGCCGCTACGGCACCGGCACGGCACGGTGTGCGATCAGCTCGTCGCCCTGCGATACCTGAACGCCGACGGTGAGCTGGCCGGCGCTGGTGGCGGTGCCGACGGGGTGGAGCTGGCCCGGTTGCTCTGCGGCTCGCAGGGCGCGCTCGGGGTGCTGATCTCCGCCACCGTCCGGGTGCAGGCCGTGCCGGCGAGCCGGATCTGGGTCACCCGCCCGGTCTGGACGCCGCTGGAGGTGCACGACCTGGTGCGCACGGTGCTGGCGGCCCGCCTCGACCCGGCGGCCGTCGAGGTGGACCTCCCGGCCGGCGCGGGACCCCGGCCGCAGCGGGACGGCCGGGCCGAGTCGATGGCCCGGCACCCGTCGATGACGGGTCGCGCCGCGACCGGCCCGGCCCGTGCCGGCACCCTGGTCGTCCTGCTGGAGGGGGGTCCCGCCGACGTGGCCGAACGTGCCGACCGGCTGGTGTCGGTCCTCGGTCCGGGCGCGTCCGCCGCACCGTCCGCGCCGTCCTGGTGGCGGCGCTACCCGTTCGGCCCGGGGGACACGGCCCTGCGCATCGAGGTGCCGCTCACCCACCTGCACGCCGCCGTCTACGCCCTGCGCGACGCGGCCGGTGGTCCGGTCCCGGTGCGCGGCTCCGCAGGTCTCGGCGTCGTGCACGCCGCGCTGCCGGGGGACGTGACGTCCGCCGACCGGGTCGCCTCGATCCTCGCCGCGGTGCGGAGCGTCCTCCTCGCCCGCCGCGGCCGGTGCGTGGTGGTGTCCGCGCCCGAACCGGTCCGCCAGGCCGTCGACCTGTGGGGCGAGCTGGCCGGGCTGGCCCGGCTGCGGGCGGCGAAGGAGCACCTCGACCCGCACCACCGCCTCGCCCCGGGCCGCCTCCCCGGCGGCCTCTAG
- a CDS encoding SpoIIE family protein phosphatase has protein sequence MSAEAGPASTGGRSEHVRRVRLPADRRTPAAARALVRSVLAEAQLEELINEALLLTTELSTNAVEHARTELDVEVVADRLGLTVTVSDFAGGPVEELTVGVRNESSDIAEISERGRGLLLVDHFASRWGTTYLPTGKGVWFRIDRAATAATARSGGTSTAPTTPGAAGTTGDGSAPSAAGMSELMQTSPDPYADDPLPDFATSLLTRVGEMIGAAGGVVRLDRGDGQGPQVLARYGRQPRAGTELLQVPLTVHRPYAGELVLDAAPSAYARPLAALMAERLSLHLENDRLRRADVRRQAWLTFLAEASELLAQSLDVELTMALVPQLVVPRLGQWCAVHTTDEWGRLRLAAASHADESVLPHLHAVLRETGPDSIQARLREASRNGAQLPLGAPMEGFAVPLIARGQRLGTLAVGRHQRHRHDPDEVAVLEDVARRAALAIENARIHAERRRVAQALQHSLLPPVIPVVEGIGFAAEYVPTGDEAEVGGDFYDVLPLPDGRWLVVIGDVSGKGVQAAAVTGLVRDVIRTLVGDGKPLPEALNRLNETLVERGGGRYCTLALAAVGPGDGAQLDVSLHLAGHDRPVLLPSAGRARFVGTGGTALGLLDSIASPSTEISLDPGDALIFYTDGVTERRRGRELFGVDRLREAAAPLAGYSADVVAARLRSTAIGFSPEAPRDDIAILVLRNDAA, from the coding sequence GTGTCAGCGGAGGCAGGGCCCGCATCAACCGGTGGGCGGAGCGAGCACGTCCGGCGGGTCCGGCTCCCCGCCGACCGGCGCACACCAGCCGCCGCACGAGCCCTCGTCCGCTCCGTGCTCGCCGAGGCGCAGCTTGAGGAGCTGATCAACGAGGCGCTGCTGTTGACCACCGAGCTGTCCACCAACGCCGTCGAGCACGCCCGCACCGAACTGGACGTCGAGGTCGTCGCCGACCGTCTCGGACTCACGGTCACCGTGTCCGACTTCGCCGGCGGGCCGGTGGAGGAGTTGACCGTCGGGGTCCGCAACGAGAGCAGCGACATCGCCGAGATCTCCGAGCGCGGGCGTGGTCTGCTTCTGGTCGACCACTTCGCCAGCCGCTGGGGAACCACGTACCTGCCCACCGGAAAGGGCGTCTGGTTCCGGATCGACCGGGCGGCCACTGCCGCGACGGCACGGTCCGGGGGCACCTCGACCGCGCCGACCACGCCGGGTGCCGCGGGCACGACCGGGGACGGCTCCGCGCCGAGCGCCGCGGGGATGAGCGAGCTGATGCAGACCAGCCCCGACCCGTACGCCGACGACCCACTCCCGGACTTCGCGACCAGCCTGCTGACCCGGGTGGGCGAGATGATCGGCGCCGCCGGTGGCGTGGTCCGGCTGGACCGGGGCGACGGGCAGGGCCCGCAGGTGCTGGCACGCTACGGCCGTCAACCCCGGGCCGGCACCGAGCTGCTCCAGGTTCCGCTGACCGTGCACCGGCCGTACGCCGGCGAGTTGGTGCTGGACGCGGCGCCGTCCGCGTACGCCCGGCCGTTGGCGGCGCTGATGGCCGAGCGTCTCTCGCTGCACCTCGAGAACGACCGGCTGCGCCGCGCCGACGTACGGCGTCAGGCCTGGCTGACGTTCCTGGCGGAGGCGAGCGAACTGCTCGCCCAGTCCCTCGACGTCGAGCTGACCATGGCACTGGTCCCACAGCTCGTCGTGCCCCGGCTGGGGCAGTGGTGTGCGGTGCACACCACCGACGAATGGGGCCGGCTACGCCTAGCGGCGGCCAGCCACGCCGACGAGTCGGTACTGCCGCACCTGCACGCCGTGCTCCGCGAGACCGGCCCGGACTCGATCCAGGCTCGCCTACGCGAGGCGTCCCGCAACGGCGCCCAGCTACCACTCGGCGCGCCGATGGAGGGTTTCGCCGTCCCGCTGATCGCCCGCGGCCAGCGGCTCGGCACCCTCGCCGTCGGCCGGCACCAGCGGCACCGCCACGACCCGGACGAGGTCGCCGTCCTGGAGGACGTGGCCCGGCGGGCGGCGCTGGCGATCGAGAACGCCCGGATCCACGCCGAGCGCCGTCGGGTCGCCCAGGCCCTCCAGCATTCGCTGCTGCCGCCCGTGATCCCGGTGGTCGAGGGCATCGGCTTCGCTGCCGAGTACGTCCCGACCGGCGACGAAGCCGAGGTCGGTGGGGACTTCTACGACGTGCTGCCCCTGCCGGACGGCCGTTGGCTGGTGGTCATCGGCGACGTCTCCGGCAAGGGCGTACAGGCCGCCGCGGTCACCGGGCTGGTCCGGGACGTCATCCGAACGCTGGTCGGGGACGGCAAGCCGCTGCCGGAGGCGCTGAACCGGCTCAACGAGACGCTGGTGGAGCGGGGTGGCGGGCGGTACTGCACGCTGGCGCTGGCGGCGGTCGGGCCCGGCGACGGCGCGCAACTCGACGTGTCGCTGCACCTCGCCGGCCACGACCGGCCGGTGCTGCTGCCGTCCGCCGGCCGGGCCCGGTTCGTCGGGACCGGCGGCACCGCGCTCGGCCTGCTCGACTCGATCGCCTCACCGTCGACGGAGATCTCGCTCGACCCCGGCGACGCGCTGATCTTCTACACCGACGGGGTCACCGAACGGCGGCGTGGGCGGGAACTGTTCGGCGTCGACCGCCTCCGCGAGGCCGCCGCACCGCTGGCCGGCTACTCGGCCGACGTGGTGGCGGCGCGGCTCCGGTCCACCGCGATCGGCTTCTCACCGGAGGCCCCCCGCGACGACATCGCGATCCTCGTCCTCCGCAACGACGCCGCCTGA